One window of Armatimonadia bacterium genomic DNA carries:
- a CDS encoding sulfide-dependent adenosine diphosphate thiazole synthase yields MAQIQETTISKLIVSTFAQDFQDCLELDVAVAGAGPSGIYAAALLAREGLKVGVFERNLHVGGGMWGGGMLMPRIVLQEDARPILEGVGVHLASHAEGLYTADSVETVSKFTAAAIDAGARIWVGIAVEDVVVREDDRVAGVVVNWGAVEKAGLHVDPLALEAKVVIDATGHPSEVTRRVLAKIPGARLCTGAEAVPGERPMWAAHGEAALVPNTQEVYPGLIVCGMAANAVFASHRMGAIFGGMFLSGQRASQLALEVLRRQA; encoded by the coding sequence ATGGCTCAGATCCAAGAAACAACCATCAGCAAGCTCATCGTCAGCACCTTCGCTCAGGACTTCCAGGACTGCCTCGAGTTGGACGTGGCGGTTGCAGGTGCCGGTCCTTCCGGCATCTACGCCGCAGCCCTTCTGGCCCGCGAAGGCCTCAAGGTCGGCGTCTTCGAGCGCAATCTTCATGTCGGCGGCGGGATGTGGGGCGGCGGCATGCTCATGCCGCGCATCGTCTTGCAGGAGGACGCGCGCCCGATCCTTGAGGGTGTCGGTGTTCACCTTGCCTCCCACGCGGAGGGCCTGTACACCGCCGATTCCGTCGAGACGGTCAGCAAGTTCACTGCTGCCGCCATCGACGCCGGGGCTCGTATCTGGGTCGGAATCGCCGTGGAGGATGTCGTCGTTCGCGAGGACGACCGTGTGGCCGGTGTAGTCGTCAACTGGGGTGCCGTCGAGAAGGCCGGGCTTCACGTCGACCCGCTCGCTCTCGAGGCGAAGGTGGTCATCGACGCTACCGGCCACCCATCCGAAGTCACCCGACGCGTGCTGGCGAAGATCCCGGGAGCCAGGCTCTGCACCGGCGCCGAGGCCGTGCCCGGAGAGCGACCGATGTGGGCGGCACACGGTGAGGCTGCCCTCGTTCCGAACACCCAGGAGGTCTACCCCGGCCTGATCGTGTGTGGCATGGCCGCGAACGCCGTCTTTGCTTCGCACCGCATGGGCGCGATCTTCGGCGGGATGTTCCTCTCTGGACAGCGGGCTTCGCAGCTCGCCCTCGAAGTGCTCCGCCGCCAGGCTTAG
- a CDS encoding PIN domain-containing protein — translation MLILRGLWSLFAAAMALVGAILANYGATVVIRMIPAPEGAPTSDIMFRIGFNCVGGLIGFLFGLVSFRKLISWVNNMETVPLLDKITAVIGLLIGLAVAILFTTPVANVEGIGVPIRIFACVVGIILGIGFAMSAKEQIVFVFPGLAPGRAHGPVNGGSSRPKMLDTNIIIDGRVADIAQTGFLEGSILIPGFVLQELRHIASSADGLKRARGRRGLDMLNRLKETPSVETSVFEDYPKALDQNEEVDQRLVSLADLVGATVVTNDYSVNEIAKLKNVPVLNVNELANAMKPVFLPGESLTVTVVKEGKEPGQGIAYLDDGTMVVVEGGSEHLGQLVPVCVTSVLQTTAGKMIFSDLGGENCAAVAAGNGRKKRERR, via the coding sequence TTGCTCATTCTGAGGGGTCTCTGGTCGTTGTTCGCCGCCGCGATGGCCCTCGTCGGGGCAATCCTTGCCAACTACGGCGCCACCGTCGTCATCCGTATGATCCCTGCTCCCGAGGGCGCCCCGACAAGCGACATCATGTTCCGCATCGGCTTTAACTGCGTAGGAGGTCTGATTGGTTTTCTGTTCGGGCTTGTCTCCTTCCGCAAGTTGATCTCCTGGGTCAACAACATGGAGACCGTACCCCTGCTCGACAAGATCACCGCCGTCATCGGGCTGCTCATCGGCCTGGCCGTCGCAATCCTATTCACAACCCCCGTTGCCAACGTCGAGGGTATCGGTGTCCCGATCCGCATCTTCGCCTGCGTCGTCGGAATCATCCTGGGCATCGGTTTCGCAATGAGTGCCAAGGAGCAGATCGTCTTCGTCTTCCCCGGCCTTGCCCCGGGGCGCGCCCACGGGCCGGTCAATGGTGGCAGTTCCAGGCCCAAGATGCTCGACACCAACATCATCATTGATGGCAGAGTCGCCGACATCGCTCAGACCGGCTTCCTCGAGGGCTCGATCCTGATCCCGGGCTTCGTCCTCCAGGAACTCCGGCACATTGCCAGCTCCGCGGACGGCCTCAAGCGCGCTCGTGGACGCCGCGGCCTGGATATGCTCAACCGTCTCAAGGAGACACCTTCCGTCGAGACCAGCGTCTTCGAAGACTACCCCAAGGCTCTCGACCAGAACGAGGAGGTCGACCAGCGCCTCGTCAGCCTTGCCGACCTCGTCGGCGCGACGGTCGTTACCAATGACTACTCGGTCAACGAAATCGCGAAGCTCAAAAACGTCCCGGTTCTGAACGTCAACGAACTGGCCAATGCCATGAAGCCGGTCTTCCTACCCGGCGAGAGCCTGACCGTCACCGTGGTCAAGGAGGGCAAGGAGCCGGGGCAGGGCATCGCCTATCTCGATGACGGCACGATGGTCGTCGTCGAAGGCGGCTCCGAGCACCTCGGGCAGCTTGTCCCCGTCTGCGTCACCAGCGTGCTGCAGACGACCGCCGGCAAGATGATCTTCTCAGACCTCGGTGGCGAGAACTGCGCCGCCGTTGCCGCCGGTAACGGACGCAAGAAACGAGAGCGAAGATGA
- a CDS encoding carbohydrate-binding domain-containing protein, translated as MNRTQWTMALLVLVMGTAFGQGRQELSLSGEWEYVKVADLTTPPAEGWTAIHVPGMLSGMDYERAWFRRDFGIPESMRGMRVVLHFGGVKYNSVVRVNGQKVGGCFGGYDPFDVDITAVARFGEANRLELGCCDWTGIFSDRETSFAVTQTRAVDARSIPRDKILAPIGGLWNLYGPWDDVKLRAHPALYVSDLFIKPSWRKKTLRVEYTIKNLTEKAEEVTLGAVVEDQGAEGPPLGPQKVSVPAGQEVAVVQEVPWSTPRCWSPEDPYLYYLRTRLSRGTEVLDELRTRFGFREFWVEGRYFYLNGSRINLLATSWWPPREAVDKEYIRGQIAAIKGAHCVIFRTHTQPWPEIWYETADEEGLMMIPEGAVWNDDAAYRVNDPVFWSNYAAHLKAMVNREKNRPSVVMYSLENEFYGGRVNDDSPAKAELVKLGEMVRQLDPTRPFMYESDGDPGGVADVVGIHYPHEYPQFTTWPNTAYWMDGPKAGGSLFTNGAPSWQWDRKKPVYVGEFLWVPSSDPSWHTVFFGDDAYLDYTGYRVRAKGESWRMAIQAYRHYEVGGISPWTMVEGGSLDETRNAMYAAQKYAMQPVAAYVREYDHNFYAGEEITRTLEVYNDQLSPANLVVQWTLLEGDRELHRGEKNLSMEPGERREIEIAETMPLVLERSEVTLRVRVMKAAETVFEDTKAYSVFPPLKLTAPAGVQIGVYDPNGATQGTLERLSVPTVKVDDLKAIPAGVQVVVIGRGALQPEKAGMPVIGEGGEGGPLVDWVRRGGRVLVLEQSEYPRGMIPASLLKQDSTMTFAQLPGHPLLKGIQATDLKWWRRDNMVTEGEPLRPRTGAWRAVVVSGSQAGLSHAPLLELPIGQGTMVLSQLKVAGKLGVEPVAGMLLQNALGYLAGYAGKPNRTALYCPSAVTKDYLEGLGLVYADITQAPGKCDWAATDLLVACGPLEGLVKEAETVQQIVALLERGGTVLLHGVTAQDMVDLAPVAGDQIRLVPYQGSVVRMPGAHALSESLTNEDLYWLGPQTAANSWATRPRAGDMADFVVAKTLSGTRVGEYQHGQMTVAGTYSSDRENWASLATSGSTATAKVEIPAEGMYVIGVQAGGTPTLGIWPAGDVLVDGRLLGAFQCQKGELDTYTVSGKLTAGSHEVAVRFTNDASRPPLEDRNMFVGGIVIAEDNAAGGVALLTQPGALAVVQRGQGRVVLDEVNWDKTDSNAEKASRYISGLLTGLGASLEATKAAVIPVNQWEHAPGMNWYRSEPGWAYLGDRGWIAGKVECARAGRYQLRLVGRGTPAAGQYPVVEESIDGKLVGQVEVAGQSTRGYPLSVELPKGTVEIRLEFVNDLNVEGEDRNLWIERLEAVAE; from the coding sequence ATGAACCGGACACAGTGGACGATGGCGCTGCTGGTACTGGTGATGGGGACTGCCTTCGGGCAAGGGCGGCAGGAGCTGAGTCTTTCGGGCGAGTGGGAGTATGTGAAGGTGGCGGATCTCACGACTCCGCCGGCAGAGGGCTGGACTGCGATCCATGTGCCCGGGATGCTCAGCGGGATGGACTACGAGCGTGCCTGGTTCCGGCGAGACTTCGGCATCCCGGAAAGCATGCGGGGTATGCGGGTTGTGCTGCATTTCGGGGGCGTGAAGTACAACAGCGTGGTGCGAGTCAATGGGCAGAAGGTTGGAGGGTGTTTTGGCGGCTATGACCCCTTCGACGTGGACATCACGGCGGTGGCGCGTTTCGGCGAGGCGAACCGGCTGGAACTGGGCTGCTGTGACTGGACCGGCATCTTCAGCGACCGCGAGACGAGCTTCGCGGTGACCCAGACCAGGGCGGTAGATGCGCGGTCGATCCCCAGGGACAAGATACTGGCACCGATCGGCGGCCTGTGGAACCTCTACGGTCCGTGGGATGACGTGAAGCTGCGGGCCCATCCGGCTTTGTACGTGAGTGACCTCTTTATCAAACCCTCCTGGCGCAAGAAGACGTTGCGGGTTGAGTACACGATCAAGAACCTGACGGAGAAGGCAGAAGAGGTGACCCTGGGAGCGGTCGTGGAGGACCAGGGCGCTGAAGGACCGCCCCTTGGGCCACAGAAGGTCAGTGTCCCGGCCGGCCAGGAGGTTGCGGTGGTGCAGGAGGTGCCCTGGAGCACCCCGCGTTGCTGGTCGCCGGAGGACCCGTACCTGTACTACCTGCGAACCAGGCTCAGCCGGGGCACGGAGGTACTGGATGAGCTGCGTACGCGGTTCGGGTTCCGGGAGTTCTGGGTCGAAGGACGGTACTTCTACCTGAACGGATCCAGGATCAACTTGCTGGCTACGTCGTGGTGGCCGCCGAGGGAGGCCGTGGACAAGGAGTACATCCGCGGGCAGATCGCGGCGATCAAGGGAGCCCACTGCGTGATCTTCCGCACCCATACGCAGCCGTGGCCGGAGATCTGGTATGAGACGGCGGACGAGGAAGGGCTGATGATGATCCCGGAGGGCGCCGTGTGGAACGATGACGCGGCTTACCGGGTGAACGATCCGGTGTTCTGGAGCAACTACGCTGCGCACCTCAAGGCAATGGTGAATCGGGAAAAGAACCGGCCCTCCGTGGTGATGTACAGCCTGGAGAACGAGTTCTACGGCGGTCGGGTCAACGACGATTCGCCGGCGAAAGCGGAACTGGTAAAGCTGGGCGAGATGGTGCGGCAGTTGGACCCGACACGGCCCTTCATGTATGAGTCGGATGGGGACCCGGGAGGCGTGGCCGATGTGGTTGGGATCCACTATCCGCACGAGTACCCGCAGTTCACCACGTGGCCGAACACGGCCTACTGGATGGACGGGCCGAAAGCCGGTGGCAGTCTGTTCACCAATGGCGCCCCCTCCTGGCAGTGGGACCGCAAGAAGCCGGTGTACGTGGGCGAGTTCCTCTGGGTGCCCTCGTCGGACCCCTCGTGGCACACGGTGTTCTTCGGTGATGACGCGTACCTGGACTACACCGGGTACCGCGTGCGGGCCAAGGGGGAGTCGTGGCGGATGGCGATTCAGGCCTACCGGCACTATGAGGTCGGTGGCATCTCGCCCTGGACGATGGTGGAGGGCGGGTCACTGGACGAGACCAGGAACGCCATGTACGCCGCGCAGAAGTACGCGATGCAGCCGGTGGCGGCCTACGTCCGGGAGTATGACCACAACTTCTACGCCGGGGAGGAGATCACGCGGACGCTGGAGGTGTACAACGACCAGTTGAGCCCGGCGAACCTGGTGGTGCAGTGGACGCTGCTGGAGGGAGACCGGGAGCTGCACCGGGGTGAGAAGAACCTGTCGATGGAGCCCGGCGAGCGGCGTGAGATCGAGATCGCGGAGACGATGCCGCTGGTTCTTGAGCGTAGTGAGGTGACACTACGTGTCAGGGTGATGAAGGCTGCGGAGACGGTATTCGAGGACACGAAGGCCTACTCGGTGTTCCCGCCACTCAAGCTGACCGCGCCGGCCGGAGTGCAGATTGGCGTCTACGACCCGAACGGGGCGACGCAGGGGACCCTCGAGCGGCTGTCCGTGCCGACGGTGAAGGTGGATGACCTGAAGGCGATTCCGGCAGGGGTGCAGGTGGTGGTGATCGGCCGCGGTGCGCTGCAGCCGGAGAAAGCCGGCATGCCGGTGATTGGGGAAGGCGGCGAAGGTGGCCCGCTGGTGGATTGGGTGCGCCGGGGAGGCCGGGTGCTGGTGCTGGAGCAGTCCGAGTACCCGCGGGGGATGATTCCGGCCAGCCTCCTGAAGCAGGACTCGACGATGACCTTCGCGCAACTGCCCGGTCATCCGCTGCTCAAGGGCATCCAGGCGACCGACCTGAAGTGGTGGCGAAGGGACAATATGGTGACCGAGGGCGAGCCCCTGCGGCCACGAACCGGGGCATGGCGCGCTGTGGTGGTCTCGGGCAGCCAGGCAGGGCTGTCGCACGCACCGCTTCTGGAGCTGCCGATTGGGCAAGGAACAATGGTGCTGTCGCAACTGAAGGTCGCGGGGAAGCTGGGTGTTGAGCCGGTGGCCGGGATGCTGTTGCAGAACGCGCTGGGCTATCTGGCCGGATATGCCGGAAAGCCGAATCGGACGGCGCTGTATTGCCCGTCGGCGGTGACGAAGGACTACCTGGAGGGCCTGGGACTGGTGTACGCGGATATCACGCAGGCACCGGGGAAGTGTGACTGGGCTGCTACGGACCTGTTGGTGGCCTGTGGGCCGCTGGAAGGGCTGGTCAAGGAGGCTGAGACGGTCCAGCAGATCGTCGCGCTCCTGGAACGGGGCGGAACGGTGCTGCTGCACGGGGTCACTGCGCAGGATATGGTGGACCTCGCGCCGGTGGCGGGTGACCAGATACGGCTTGTGCCCTATCAGGGCTCTGTGGTGAGGATGCCGGGGGCACACGCGCTGTCGGAGAGCCTCACCAACGAGGACCTGTATTGGCTCGGGCCGCAGACAGCGGCGAATAGCTGGGCAACGCGGCCGAGAGCAGGGGACATGGCAGACTTCGTGGTGGCGAAGACACTGAGTGGGACGAGGGTTGGTGAGTACCAGCACGGGCAGATGACGGTGGCGGGAACGTACTCCTCCGACCGGGAGAACTGGGCGTCGCTAGCGACGAGTGGCTCGACGGCGACGGCGAAGGTGGAGATCCCTGCGGAGGGGATGTATGTGATCGGCGTGCAGGCGGGTGGGACACCGACGCTGGGGATCTGGCCTGCCGGTGACGTGCTCGTGGACGGGCGGCTTCTGGGGGCGTTCCAGTGCCAGAAGGGCGAGTTGGATACCTACACGGTATCAGGGAAGCTGACGGCCGGGAGTCATGAGGTGGCAGTGCGGTTCACGAACGATGCCTCGCGGCCTCCGCTGGAGGACCGGAACATGTTCGTGGGTGGGATCGTGATTGCGGAAGATAACGCGGCCGGTGGAGTGGCGCTGCTGACCCAGCCCGGGGCACTCGCAGTGGTCCAGCGCGGGCAGGGGCGAGTAGTGCTTGACGAGGTGAACTGGGACAAGACCGACAGCAACGCGGAGAAGGCCTCGCGGTACATCTCGGGGCTTCTCACCGGCCTGGGTGCGTCGCTTGAGGCGACGAAGGCAGCAGTGATCCCGGTCAACCAATGGGAGCACGCGCCGGGGATGAACTGGTACCGGTCGGAACCGGGATGGGCGTACCTGGGTGACCGAGGATGGATAGCGGGGAAGGTGGAGTGCGCGCGGGCCGGGCGCTACCAGTTGCGCCTGGTGGGGAGAGGGACGCCTGCAGCAGGGCAGTACCCGGTGGTGGAAGAGAGCATCGACGGGAAGCTTGTGGGGCAGGTGGAGGTGGCCGGGCAGTCGACGCGGGGCTACCCGCTGAGTGTGGAACTGCCGAAGGGCACCGTCGAGATAAGGCTGGAGTTTGTGAATGACCTGAACGTGGAGGGTGAGGACCGGAATCTGTGGATTGAGCGGCTGGAGGCGGTAGCAGAATAG
- a CDS encoding C45 family peptidase encodes MQIEIVTLSGTEREMGRQHGEAFAAGVRAMCEIRRRLILDRTPQHTRQSLLGLTAEPLAMLQAMLPEVYAEFSGIAEGAGVSESELFVGNGYTDVVDLAAASAPRPEECTCFGVTGIGARDGRNYVGQTWDMHDSALDYVVAFERRPVKGPKTVTLTTMGCLSLIGMNQAGVAVGNNNLVPVDARPGLMYLSLIHGALAQRDAAAAFELICEAERMSGHHYYMGDAEGGVRAVETTGRRHAELGPDRRGVYAHANHYVAPELSGLEMVHPLTGSRAREDRMRALLTERAGDLEAEGLMGLLADHEGPICRHPRGDGSTCGAVIMSPQERRMWLLKGRPCEGGFVELSL; translated from the coding sequence ATGCAGATCGAGATCGTGACCCTGAGCGGAACTGAACGCGAGATGGGGAGGCAGCACGGAGAGGCCTTCGCGGCCGGAGTCCGGGCGATGTGCGAGATCCGGAGGAGGCTGATCCTGGATAGAACACCCCAGCACACGCGGCAGAGCCTGCTGGGGCTGACGGCCGAGCCCCTGGCGATGCTCCAGGCGATGCTGCCGGAGGTGTATGCGGAGTTCTCGGGGATTGCGGAGGGGGCAGGAGTGTCGGAATCCGAGCTGTTCGTCGGGAATGGGTACACGGATGTGGTGGACCTGGCAGCCGCCAGCGCTCCCCGTCCGGAGGAGTGCACCTGCTTCGGGGTCACGGGCATCGGTGCGCGCGATGGCAGGAACTACGTGGGCCAGACCTGGGACATGCACGACAGCGCGCTGGACTACGTGGTTGCCTTCGAGCGTCGGCCGGTGAAGGGGCCGAAGACGGTGACGCTGACGACCATGGGGTGCCTGTCGCTGATCGGGATGAACCAAGCCGGGGTCGCGGTCGGGAACAACAACCTGGTGCCGGTGGATGCGCGACCGGGGCTGATGTACCTGTCGCTGATCCACGGGGCCCTGGCGCAGCGGGACGCGGCAGCGGCCTTTGAGCTGATCTGCGAGGCGGAGCGGATGTCCGGACATCATTACTATATGGGCGACGCCGAGGGCGGAGTGCGAGCTGTGGAGACCACGGGACGGCGGCATGCGGAACTGGGACCTGACCGCCGGGGGGTCTACGCCCACGCGAACCACTATGTGGCGCCGGAGCTGAGCGGCCTGGAGATGGTTCACCCGCTAACAGGGAGCAGGGCTCGCGAAGACCGGATGCGCGCCTTGCTGACCGAGAGGGCGGGTGACCTGGAGGCAGAGGGCCTGATGGGGCTGCTGGCCGACCACGAAGGACCGATCTGCCGGCACCCGCGAGGCGACGGCTCGACCTGTGGTGCCGTGATCATGTCACCACAGGAGCGACGGATGTGGTTGCTGAAGGGGAGGCCGTGCGAGGGCGGTTTCGTGGAGCTCTCGCTCTAG
- the ispF gene encoding 2-C-methyl-D-erythritol 2,4-cyclodiphosphate synthase: MTDAAALVVAAGMGTRFGGDLPKVFVDLAGSPLFLWALRAYDRSDAVSRLLLAVSADYLDLARDLCEQAGLTKPLTLLAGGARRQDTVWAGLEALAHNPPEVLAIHDGARPLIDEETIRTSIVLAQASGACVAAAQVTDTVKVVSPEGLILDTPDRATLWRAQTPQTFRYQLLVDCYQQARQEGWEVTDDASVVERCGLPVFICPSQPTNLKVTTVDDLHLAETLLSRRGQAPTASRPDQAASSHASSPEVAMSTERPDAFPLRVGHGYDVHALVEGRKLILGGVHLPHPTGLAGHSDADVLLHAICDALLGAAAAGDIGKLFPDTDPAYKGIDSALLCRRVADHIRSLGFEIVNVDATVLAQRPKLAPHIPQMRENLARALQVEVSQVSVKATTTERLGFVGREEGIAAEAVCLLSVR, encoded by the coding sequence ATGACCGACGCTGCCGCGCTTGTTGTGGCGGCGGGTATGGGCACGCGTTTCGGTGGCGACCTCCCCAAGGTCTTCGTGGACCTGGCGGGGTCGCCACTCTTCCTTTGGGCCCTCCGTGCCTATGACCGCTCCGATGCTGTCTCACGTCTACTCCTCGCTGTGAGCGCCGACTACCTTGACCTCGCCCGCGACCTCTGCGAGCAGGCCGGCCTCACCAAGCCACTGACTCTCCTCGCCGGTGGTGCACGGCGTCAGGACACCGTCTGGGCCGGCCTCGAGGCCCTGGCCCACAACCCGCCCGAGGTTCTTGCCATCCATGACGGTGCGCGCCCGCTCATCGACGAGGAGACAATCCGCACTTCCATCGTCCTGGCCCAGGCCTCGGGAGCCTGTGTCGCCGCTGCGCAGGTCACCGACACCGTGAAGGTCGTCTCTCCCGAGGGCCTCATCCTCGACACTCCGGACCGCGCCACCCTCTGGAGAGCCCAGACCCCGCAGACCTTCCGCTACCAGCTCCTGGTCGACTGCTACCAGCAAGCCAGGCAGGAGGGTTGGGAGGTCACTGACGACGCCTCCGTCGTCGAGCGCTGCGGCTTGCCGGTGTTCATCTGCCCCAGCCAGCCCACCAACCTCAAGGTGACCACGGTCGACGACCTCCACCTCGCCGAGACGCTCCTGTCCCGCCGAGGTCAGGCCCCGACAGCCTCCAGGCCCGACCAGGCCGCGTCATCTCACGCCTCTTCACCGGAGGTTGCCATGTCGACGGAACGCCCTGATGCCTTCCCCCTCCGCGTGGGGCACGGTTACGATGTCCATGCTCTCGTCGAGGGGCGCAAGCTGATCCTGGGTGGCGTCCATCTTCCGCATCCGACCGGTCTCGCCGGCCATTCCGACGCCGACGTGCTGCTCCACGCGATCTGCGACGCTCTTCTCGGCGCGGCGGCCGCCGGAGACATCGGCAAGCTCTTCCCGGACACCGATCCCGCCTACAAGGGCATCGACAGCGCCCTTCTGTGCCGCCGGGTTGCCGACCATATTCGCTCCCTGGGCTTCGAGATCGTCAACGTCGATGCCACCGTCCTGGCCCAGCGTCCAAAGCTCGCACCGCACATTCCCCAGATGCGCGAGAACCTTGCCCGGGCGCTCCAGGTCGAGGTCTCGCAGGTCAGCGTCAAGGCCACCACTACCGAGCGTCTGGGATTCGTCGGTCGCGAGGAGGGTATTGCCGCCGAGGCCGTCTGCCTCCTGTCTGTGCGTTGA
- a CDS encoding sugar kinase produces MPTAVTFGEIMMRLKPPEFLRFTQATSFEVVYGGGEANVAVGLANFGVDTRYVTALPKNDLGRACENSLRQFGVDTRHIAWQGNRLGIYFLEAGAVQRPSKVIYDRAGASIAEVKRGDINWDAAFDGADWFHWTGITPAISEGAADVCLEGIEAAKAKGLTVSCDLNFRKNLWKWGKTASEVMPELVKHCDVAIGNEEDADKVFGITAEGIDVEAGKVEAALYRSVAEQLIARFPNLKQVAITLRGSLSASHNTWSGVFYSGGEMYQGPEYNILPIVDRVGGGDSFSSGLIYGLINGLGPQESIDFAVAASCLKHTIVGDVNQVTADEVKALLKGGGSGRVQR; encoded by the coding sequence ATGCCGACCGCTGTCACTTTTGGCGAGATCATGATGCGGCTCAAGCCGCCAGAATTCCTCCGCTTCACTCAGGCCACCAGCTTTGAGGTGGTCTACGGTGGTGGCGAGGCGAACGTGGCCGTTGGCCTTGCGAACTTCGGCGTGGACACCCGCTACGTGACCGCCCTGCCCAAGAACGACCTCGGACGGGCCTGCGAGAACTCCCTGCGGCAGTTCGGCGTCGACACCCGCCACATCGCTTGGCAGGGCAACCGCCTGGGCATCTACTTCCTCGAGGCCGGCGCTGTGCAGCGGCCCTCCAAGGTCATCTACGACCGCGCAGGGGCCTCCATCGCCGAGGTCAAGCGCGGCGACATCAACTGGGACGCCGCCTTCGACGGTGCCGACTGGTTCCACTGGACCGGCATCACCCCGGCCATCAGTGAGGGCGCGGCCGACGTCTGCCTGGAGGGCATCGAGGCCGCCAAGGCCAAGGGCCTCACCGTTTCCTGCGACCTGAACTTCCGCAAGAACCTGTGGAAGTGGGGCAAGACGGCCTCCGAGGTCATGCCCGAACTGGTCAAGCATTGCGACGTCGCCATTGGCAACGAAGAGGACGCCGACAAGGTCTTCGGGATCACCGCCGAGGGTATTGATGTTGAAGCCGGCAAGGTGGAGGCGGCGCTCTACCGCTCCGTCGCAGAGCAACTGATCGCCAGGTTCCCGAACCTCAAGCAGGTGGCAATCACCCTCCGCGGCAGCCTCTCGGCCTCCCACAACACCTGGAGCGGAGTGTTCTACTCAGGTGGCGAGATGTATCAGGGCCCGGAGTATAACATCCTGCCCATCGTCGACCGCGTGGGCGGCGGCGACAGCTTCTCCTCCGGCCTCATCTACGGGCTCATCAACGGCCTGGGACCGCAGGAATCCATCGACTTCGCCGTGGCCGCAAGCTGCCTCAAGCACACCATCGTCGGCGACGTCAACCAGGTCACCGCAGACGAGGTCAAGGCGCTTCTCAAGGGTGGCGGCAGCGGACGCGTCCAGCGGTAG